A genomic stretch from Shewanella woodyi ATCC 51908 includes:
- a CDS encoding MarR family winged helix-turn-helix transcriptional regulator, giving the protein MEKYEQLLISLRRVIRAIDIHSRQLNKQSGLTGPQLMVMQCIEQLEAPLAKEIAKEVALSPATVTTIIDRLESRELVIRTRSETDKRKVHLSLSETGKALLSHSPKPLQEHFITRYQNLEEWEQSQLLSSVERIAAMMDANELDAAPVLLVGQIQAD; this is encoded by the coding sequence ATGGAAAAGTATGAGCAACTATTGATTTCACTACGCCGAGTGATCCGAGCTATCGATATACACTCCCGCCAACTCAATAAGCAATCCGGTTTAACTGGCCCCCAGCTTATGGTGATGCAATGCATTGAACAACTTGAAGCCCCATTGGCCAAAGAGATAGCCAAAGAGGTTGCATTAAGCCCTGCCACCGTCACCACCATTATCGACAGATTAGAGAGCCGTGAACTGGTCATAAGAACCCGCAGTGAAACTGACAAGCGTAAGGTTCACCTCTCCTTAAGTGAAACAGGTAAAGCACTACTCAGTCACTCGCCAAAACCTCTGCAGGAGCACTTTATTACCCGCTACCAAAACCTTGAAGAGTGGGAGCAAAGCCAACTTCTCTCATCGGTCGAGCGTATCGCTGCCATGATGGATGCCAATGAGCTGGATGCTGCACCAGTGTTGTTGGTGGGGCAAATACAAGCTGATTGA
- a CDS encoding TorF family putative porin — translation MKNTIKKLALVGLIALPTTAIAGVSSTVTATSDYTFNGVSQTDNKPALQASLDYAADSGWYVGSWASNVDFGSADDTWLELDFYVGKYFQLNDRVSFDTGIAYYTYHGDDASDEYQYPEAYAKLGYSSSIGESELNFWYTWDYFGTDAGHYIMMAAHTFTLAEGHDIRVSIDRSTSKDINKFAWEGDESYNHFRAEYMTNLKGFDFNLAVEDTSMEMDTADTRVVLSIARTFDF, via the coding sequence ATGAAAAACACCATAAAAAAACTCGCACTAGTCGGCCTAATAGCACTACCAACTACAGCGATAGCAGGCGTTAGCTCAACCGTTACAGCCACATCTGACTACACCTTTAACGGTGTAAGCCAAACAGATAACAAGCCAGCTCTGCAGGCAAGTCTCGATTACGCAGCAGATTCAGGTTGGTATGTGGGGTCATGGGCTTCAAATGTTGATTTTGGCTCAGCTGATGATACTTGGTTAGAGTTAGATTTTTACGTTGGAAAATACTTCCAACTAAACGACCGCGTTTCATTCGATACCGGTATCGCCTATTACACCTACCATGGTGATGATGCTTCAGATGAGTACCAGTACCCAGAGGCTTACGCTAAACTGGGTTACAGCTCATCAATCGGTGAGAGTGAGCTTAACTTCTGGTACACCTGGGATTACTTTGGCACCGATGCAGGTCACTACATCATGATGGCAGCACACACCTTTACCCTTGCCGAAGGTCATGATATCCGTGTCAGTATTGACCGCTCAACATCAAAAGATATCAACAAATTTGCCTGGGAAGGTGATGAGTCTTACAACCACTTCCGCGCAGAATATATGACTAACCTAAAAGGTTTTGACTTCAATCTTGCCGTTGAAGACACCAGCATGGAGATGGATACGGCCGATACCCGTGTTGTACTCTCTATTGCTAGAACCTTTGATTTTTAA
- a CDS encoding choline transporter has translation MTTWLTIGILFTFAAIAFVIYRWGNVECIGVTPVRTFTFIAILFTSGLDVGLIMFPLTEFAGYADLSASPEYGFTNPLAIEFGFWAFLIWAFYFLTCFYFCVIEPRVKFFEIPLIKFINNLVIIGTCAFTAYLLLTNLPWYLPEMGDGETIVSSFYLIVFVIIAAAVYSSTSIRYVRILSLASTWLFMALILIMWAGAFLSEGSGVGEFFTTFAMIGDYFGNIHHFVLPMNDYHEFYLFWWFAWSIMIGQFTSRFVGGLKTYQVLIAMMVFPSLPIAVWFTVLYYYSANEIATTGFYNLAMVVVGITFVVNSLDSLIRLYTDNLNLTVERFGKTKYILGNIALMSGLTLLFKLDFLQIQWVGALAIGLILACFGYILATKYKKVAAIERSPKENKIDFSKIELAN, from the coding sequence ATGACGACTTGGCTTACTATAGGAATACTATTTACTTTCGCGGCCATCGCCTTTGTGATCTATCGCTGGGGCAATGTTGAATGTATCGGTGTCACACCTGTGCGCACCTTTACCTTTATCGCCATCTTATTCACATCTGGATTAGATGTCGGGCTCATCATGTTCCCGCTTACCGAGTTTGCAGGTTATGCCGACTTAAGCGCGAGCCCTGAGTATGGTTTCACTAACCCCTTAGCCATAGAGTTTGGCTTCTGGGCCTTCTTAATCTGGGCATTTTACTTTTTAACTTGCTTCTACTTCTGCGTCATAGAGCCAAGAGTTAAATTCTTTGAGATCCCACTTATCAAGTTTATTAATAACTTAGTGATTATCGGCACCTGTGCCTTTACCGCTTATCTGCTATTAACCAACTTGCCTTGGTATTTACCAGAGATGGGCGACGGTGAGACCATCGTCAGCAGCTTCTACCTTATTGTATTTGTGATTATTGCCGCAGCGGTCTACTCAAGTACCAGCATACGTTATGTACGCATACTCAGCTTAGCCAGTACTTGGTTATTTATGGCGTTGATCCTCATCATGTGGGCAGGCGCTTTCCTCTCTGAAGGTTCAGGTGTCGGTGAGTTCTTCACTACCTTTGCTATGATTGGCGACTACTTCGGCAATATTCATCACTTTGTTCTGCCAATGAATGATTACCATGAGTTCTATCTATTCTGGTGGTTTGCTTGGAGCATCATGATTGGCCAGTTCACCTCGCGCTTTGTTGGCGGCTTAAAAACATACCAAGTGTTGATAGCCATGATGGTATTCCCATCACTGCCAATCGCCGTATGGTTCACCGTGCTTTACTACTATAGCGCCAACGAGATAGCCACCACAGGTTTCTATAACTTGGCTATGGTGGTTGTGGGCATCACCTTTGTGGTGAACTCACTCGACTCATTAATACGACTCTACACAGATAACCTTAACCTAACGGTTGAGCGTTTCGGTAAAACCAAATACATCTTAGGCAACATCGCGCTGATGAGCGGGTTAACTCTGCTGTTTAAACTAGACTTTCTACAGATCCAATGGGTTGGCGCACTAGCCATAGGCCTTATCTTAGCTTGTTTCGGTTATATCCTAGCCACTAAGTACAAGAAGGTTGCAGCCATTGAGCGTTCGCCTAAAGAGAACAAAATTGATTTCAGCAAAATAGAATTAGCTAACTAA
- the betA gene encoding choline dehydrogenase, whose translation MTQSTTDYDYIIVGAGSAGCVLANRLSKDPSNKVLLLETGGSDKSIFIQMPTALSIPMNTKKYAWQFETQAEPYLDNRRMHCPRGKVLGGSSSINGMVYVRGHARDFDEWQQEGAKDWDYAHCLPYFKKAESWAFGEDEYRGVDGPLGVNNGNNMKNPLYQAFVDAGVDAGYLATNDYNGAQQEGFGPMHMTVKNGVRWSSSNAYLRPAMKRDNLTVITHALVHKVLFSTNEGEGKKAVGVRFERKGQHIEVSASKEVVLSAGSIGSPHILQLSGIGAAQTLADAGIEQVHELPGVGENLQDHLEFYFQFKCLKPISLNGKLDPLNKLFIGTRWILNKSGLGATNHFESCGFIRSKAGLEWPDLQYHFLPAAMRYDGKEAFAGHGFQVHIGHNKPKSRGSVKVVSNDPHTPPNILFNYLSHSDDIEGFRACVRLTREIINQPALDQYRGEEIQPGISVQTDEEIDSFVRRSVESAYHPSCSCKMGEDAMAVVDSQTRVHGLQGLRVVDSSIFPTIPNGNLNSPTIMLAERAADLILGNTPLAPSAASVTISNNWQTQQRHSSAAR comes from the coding sequence ATGACCCAATCCACAACTGATTATGATTACATTATTGTTGGCGCAGGCAGCGCAGGCTGCGTGTTAGCAAACCGATTATCAAAGGACCCAAGCAACAAGGTATTGCTGCTCGAAACCGGTGGCAGTGATAAGAGCATCTTTATTCAGATGCCAACGGCGCTCTCAATTCCAATGAACACCAAGAAATACGCTTGGCAGTTTGAAACCCAAGCTGAGCCCTATCTTGATAACCGCCGTATGCACTGCCCACGAGGCAAAGTGCTCGGTGGCTCATCATCGATCAACGGCATGGTCTATGTCCGTGGTCATGCCCGTGATTTTGATGAGTGGCAACAAGAGGGAGCCAAAGATTGGGATTATGCCCACTGCCTGCCCTACTTCAAAAAAGCGGAAAGCTGGGCCTTTGGCGAAGATGAATATCGTGGCGTTGATGGTCCATTAGGCGTTAATAACGGCAACAATATGAAAAACCCGCTCTATCAGGCGTTTGTTGATGCAGGTGTTGATGCGGGATATCTAGCGACAAACGACTATAACGGCGCGCAGCAAGAGGGCTTTGGCCCGATGCACATGACAGTTAAAAACGGCGTGCGCTGGTCAAGCTCAAACGCCTATCTAAGACCTGCAATGAAGCGCGACAACCTCACGGTTATCACCCATGCCTTAGTGCACAAGGTACTATTTAGTACCAACGAAGGTGAGGGTAAAAAAGCAGTTGGTGTTCGTTTTGAGCGTAAAGGCCAGCATATTGAAGTAAGCGCCAGTAAAGAGGTTGTGCTATCAGCAGGCTCCATCGGCTCACCACATATATTGCAACTCTCAGGTATCGGTGCAGCTCAAACACTCGCTGATGCAGGCATAGAGCAGGTACACGAGCTGCCGGGCGTAGGTGAGAACTTACAAGACCATCTCGAATTCTATTTTCAGTTTAAGTGCCTTAAGCCCATATCGCTCAACGGCAAGCTTGATCCGTTAAACAAGCTGTTTATCGGCACCCGCTGGATACTCAATAAATCAGGTCTTGGAGCCACCAACCATTTTGAATCCTGTGGCTTTATTCGCTCTAAAGCGGGACTTGAGTGGCCAGATCTTCAGTACCACTTCCTACCAGCGGCGATGCGTTACGATGGCAAAGAGGCCTTTGCAGGCCATGGTTTTCAGGTGCATATCGGCCATAACAAACCTAAGAGTCGCGGCAGTGTAAAAGTGGTGTCAAATGATCCCCACACCCCGCCCAATATTCTCTTTAACTACCTATCACACAGTGATGATATCGAAGGGTTTCGCGCTTGCGTTCGCCTGACACGAGAGATTATCAATCAGCCAGCACTGGATCAGTACCGCGGTGAAGAGATCCAACCGGGCATCAGTGTGCAAACCGATGAAGAGATAGACAGTTTTGTCAGACGCAGCGTAGAGAGTGCCTATCATCCCTCCTGCTCATGCAAGATGGGCGAAGATGCGATGGCAGTGGTTGACTCACAAACGCGAGTGCATGGTCTACAGGGACTTAGAGTGGTTGACTCCTCTATTTTTCCGACCATTCCCAATGGCAACCTTAATTCACCGACCATCATGTTAGCCGAGCGAGCTGCCGATCTGATTTTAGGTAACACACCATTAGCGCCAAGTGCTGCCTCAGTCACCATTAGCAATAACTGGCAGACTCAACAAAGGCATAGCTCAGCAGCAAGATAA
- the betB gene encoding betaine-aldehyde dehydrogenase has product MSLVVYPNYIHGKALHNESGETFEVINPANGKVNYLVEVADEKIQQAAIESAKEGFKTWSKMTAMERSRVLLNAVALLRERNDELAAIEVQDTGKPWQEASVVDVVTGADSIEFFAGLAPSIEGNQQSVGDDFYYTRREPLGICAGIGAWNYPLQIACWKSAPALACGNVMIFKPSEETPLGALKLAEIFTQAGVPDGVFNVVQGDGRVGAWLTNHDEIAKVSFTGEVGTGKKVMAAAATSLKEVTMELGGKSPLIIFNDADIDNAVSAAMLGNFYTQGEICTNGTRVFVQQDIYPKFIEKLLKRTQENIVCGDPMDPETNFGALISKEHQNKVLNYIEIGKSEGAELLAGGHALTPNNCPGGYFVAPTIFGQCSDEMTLSREEVFGPVMSVLPFNDEDEVIRRANDTRLGLAAGVFTQDITRAHRVIHQMQAGICWINAYGASPAEMPVGGYKMSGIGRENGSETLKAYTQIKAVYVGMQPLESPF; this is encoded by the coding sequence ATGTCACTAGTTGTTTATCCAAATTATATCCACGGAAAAGCGCTCCATAATGAGAGCGGAGAAACCTTTGAAGTCATTAATCCAGCCAATGGAAAAGTGAACTATTTAGTTGAAGTTGCCGATGAGAAGATCCAACAAGCCGCCATTGAAAGCGCTAAAGAGGGATTCAAAACTTGGTCAAAGATGACTGCCATGGAGCGCAGTCGCGTTCTACTTAACGCTGTAGCACTGCTTCGGGAGCGAAATGACGAGCTTGCAGCCATTGAAGTACAAGACACAGGAAAACCTTGGCAGGAAGCATCCGTTGTCGATGTGGTTACCGGAGCGGATTCAATCGAATTCTTTGCAGGACTAGCCCCCAGTATCGAAGGCAATCAGCAGAGTGTCGGCGATGACTTTTATTATACCCGCCGCGAGCCACTGGGCATCTGTGCAGGTATTGGCGCTTGGAACTACCCACTACAGATAGCTTGCTGGAAATCAGCACCTGCACTGGCATGCGGTAACGTCATGATCTTTAAGCCATCTGAAGAGACACCACTGGGCGCACTTAAGCTTGCAGAGATCTTTACCCAAGCTGGCGTTCCTGATGGGGTATTTAATGTCGTCCAAGGTGATGGTCGTGTCGGTGCTTGGCTAACCAATCATGATGAGATTGCCAAAGTCTCTTTCACTGGTGAAGTTGGCACAGGTAAGAAAGTGATGGCGGCAGCAGCGACTTCGCTCAAAGAGGTCACTATGGAGCTCGGCGGCAAGTCACCGTTAATCATCTTCAATGATGCCGATATAGATAATGCGGTGTCAGCTGCCATGTTAGGTAACTTTTATACCCAAGGTGAGATCTGCACTAACGGAACTCGCGTCTTTGTGCAGCAAGATATCTACCCTAAGTTTATCGAGAAGCTTCTTAAACGTACTCAAGAGAATATCGTGTGTGGCGATCCCATGGATCCTGAGACGAATTTTGGCGCGCTTATCTCTAAAGAGCATCAAAACAAGGTCTTAAATTACATAGAGATTGGTAAATCTGAGGGCGCCGAGCTGCTCGCAGGTGGCCATGCGCTAACCCCTAACAACTGTCCAGGTGGTTACTTTGTTGCCCCAACCATTTTTGGCCAATGCAGTGACGAGATGACCTTGAGCAGAGAGGAGGTCTTTGGTCCTGTGATGTCCGTGCTGCCATTTAACGATGAAGATGAAGTGATCCGCCGTGCTAACGATACCCGTTTAGGGTTAGCTGCTGGCGTGTTCACCCAAGATATCACCCGTGCCCATCGCGTTATTCATCAGATGCAAGCTGGTATTTGCTGGATCAATGCCTATGGCGCCTCACCAGCCGAGATGCCCGTTGGCGGTTACAAGATGTCGGGAATTGGCCGTGAAAATGGCAGTGAAACCCTAAAAGCTTACACCCAGATCAAAGCGGTTTATGTGGGTATGCAGCCCCTTGAAAGTCCATTTTAA
- the betI gene encoding transcriptional regulator BetI has protein sequence MPRPPMKTVRQQQLIDATLVSVERHGLHNTTINTISGLAGLSSGLISHYFGGKQGLIEATQKYLLEQLKQALLSRTSGKTLTPLERLHAIVEANFTELQRSRPATKTWLCFWSQAMHEQGLARLQHINNQRLYSNLLFSFKKLLPQAEAITAAKQTAAMIDGFWLRSALDAAPEKEFEQAQILCKAFIEAVIMSYGETRCH, from the coding sequence ATGCCGCGCCCGCCAATGAAAACCGTCCGACAACAACAGCTCATCGACGCCACCTTAGTCTCTGTTGAACGCCACGGTTTACACAACACAACCATCAATACAATAAGTGGGTTGGCAGGGTTATCATCTGGTTTGATTAGCCATTATTTCGGTGGCAAACAGGGGTTGATTGAAGCAACGCAGAAATACCTTTTAGAGCAGCTCAAACAAGCTCTGTTAAGTCGCACATCCGGTAAAACCTTAACACCACTTGAGCGCTTACATGCCATTGTTGAAGCTAACTTTACCGAGCTGCAACGTTCAAGACCCGCAACAAAAACCTGGCTATGCTTCTGGTCACAAGCTATGCATGAACAAGGACTGGCCAGACTGCAACATATCAACAACCAACGCTTGTACAGCAACCTATTGTTCTCTTTTAAAAAACTACTTCCACAAGCAGAGGCCATCACAGCAGCTAAACAGACTGCCGCCATGATTGATGGTTTTTGGCTGCGTAGCGCACTCGACGCCGCACCAGAAAAAGAGTTCGAACAGGCCCAGATTCTATGTAAAGCCTTTATCGAGGCAGTGATCATGTCGTACGGAGAAACCCGATGTCACTAG
- a CDS encoding chloride channel protein has product MYWKALVLYRLKKTRAKWQIYLKSDLKDTLSQAKISLQLSILALLFALMASAVIILFRLLLLWINTFTETSELDFTEIVDDWRVLLPLIGSVLIWFVARISSKRYKRMGIAYVLHRVKLHYGKLPLQSAPSQFFQALFALATNFSVGREGPVIHLGAVTASVLAEKFKLPDNSVRIMCASGIAAGIAATFNTPLAAVIFVFEVVLREYKVHYFFPIIIAAICGTVTNQLVFGNIHEYDQIGITHIPFTQYPILAICGLILGCIAALFNSSLLKVTQTGQNWPLIYRVLLAGIVTTIVGIFLPEALGSGDLAIDQAISDHPSILFLSALLIGKIIATIAAIGLGIPGGIIGPLFGIGALIGAILALFSALLFPSIAPYIGLYTIIGMTAIMGVCLSAPLAALVALLEMTNDPSIILPAMFVSIPAFLVAHQAFNTQSLFLKQLDIMGLDYRVSAVEQALQKIGVRALMDKRMVIVTDNDELLLEVLKRAEGRSVLVRNAQGQMEMLQLEMQLADEESALTRHPIEGLPDTATLNEVYAILSKERRGEVYIYQEQKEKIVGVIGWGALQKEIRSGQV; this is encoded by the coding sequence ATGTACTGGAAGGCGCTTGTGCTCTATAGACTGAAGAAAACCCGAGCCAAATGGCAGATATACCTAAAGTCTGATCTTAAAGATACGCTATCTCAGGCTAAGATAAGCCTGCAGCTCTCTATACTCGCCTTATTGTTCGCCCTGATGGCATCGGCTGTGATCATCCTATTTCGCCTATTGCTGCTGTGGATCAACACCTTTACCGAAACCAGTGAGCTGGATTTTACTGAGATAGTTGACGACTGGCGAGTCTTATTACCCCTAATCGGCTCAGTTTTAATCTGGTTTGTCGCACGAATAAGCTCTAAACGCTACAAACGCATGGGAATAGCTTATGTTTTACACAGGGTAAAGCTCCACTACGGCAAACTCCCTCTGCAATCTGCACCCAGTCAATTTTTTCAGGCGCTATTCGCTTTAGCCACCAACTTCTCAGTCGGTCGAGAGGGGCCCGTCATCCATCTGGGCGCAGTCACAGCCAGTGTATTGGCCGAAAAATTTAAACTGCCGGACAACAGCGTACGCATTATGTGCGCCAGTGGCATCGCCGCAGGTATCGCTGCCACCTTTAATACCCCACTAGCGGCTGTGATTTTTGTATTTGAAGTTGTCCTGCGCGAATATAAAGTTCACTACTTTTTCCCCATTATCATTGCCGCTATCTGTGGCACTGTGACAAACCAGTTGGTGTTCGGCAACATACATGAATATGATCAGATAGGCATAACCCATATCCCCTTCACCCAATACCCAATATTGGCAATCTGTGGGCTAATCTTGGGTTGTATCGCAGCGCTATTTAACTCATCACTTTTAAAGGTCACTCAAACAGGCCAGAACTGGCCATTGATATATCGGGTTCTGCTCGCGGGTATCGTCACAACGATCGTAGGTATCTTCCTGCCTGAAGCGCTTGGCAGTGGTGATCTTGCTATCGACCAAGCGATCAGTGATCACCCAAGTATTCTCTTTTTAAGCGCACTTTTAATTGGCAAAATCATCGCCACTATCGCTGCTATTGGGCTCGGTATTCCTGGTGGGATCATCGGCCCGCTGTTTGGAATAGGCGCTCTGATTGGTGCCATCTTAGCCCTATTCAGTGCTCTGCTATTTCCCTCTATTGCCCCCTATATCGGCCTTTACACCATCATAGGTATGACAGCTATTATGGGGGTGTGTCTCAGTGCGCCATTGGCAGCGCTGGTCGCCCTACTCGAGATGACCAATGACCCCTCGATTATACTGCCAGCCATGTTCGTCAGTATTCCGGCCTTTCTGGTCGCTCATCAGGCCTTCAACACTCAATCTCTCTTTCTCAAACAGTTAGACATTATGGGATTAGACTATCGCGTCTCTGCGGTTGAACAAGCACTACAGAAAATAGGTGTACGAGCCCTAATGGACAAACGTATGGTGATTGTCACCGATAACGATGAACTCCTGCTTGAAGTGCTTAAACGAGCCGAAGGCCGTTCAGTGCTGGTACGCAACGCCCAAGGACAGATGGAGATGCTACAACTTGAGATGCAACTTGCCGATGAGGAGAGCGCACTCACCCGCCACCCTATCGAAGGCTTACCCGATACCGCCACCCTAAATGAGGTTTACGCCATCCTCTCAAAAGAGCGGCGTGGCGAGGTCTACATCTACCAAGAACAAAAAGAGAAAATAGTCGGCGTTATCGGTTGGGGCGCATTGCAAAAAGAGATACGTTCAGGGCAAGTTTAA
- a CDS encoding DUF6776 family protein, whose amino-acid sequence MSNYHRWVDRMQMIERKIRPSSVYLLFLVLVAFALGGLSMSLWFDNNQPKAQSNTDEIQKWTRELNAQAQVLASRNLELVLERETSDKMQQMFAEQHHKQRELERELNFYRSIMAPESSADGVTIEAIELTPSILPRQYRIQLILTQLQKRKQSLKGKSSIILVGQQAGKVVELDVAELLGDKKVFDFKFRYFQILEAEVTLPEGFELSRVKAKVSVPSSRWTKGSEAEVEYSAQQLLPQLATADKSADDADIKEALKNTLESKEPEEDNTPKPEGAIQTSAAAEALSASEKTDNGESVSE is encoded by the coding sequence ATGTCAAATTATCATCGTTGGGTCGATCGTATGCAAATGATTGAGCGCAAGATCAGACCATCGAGTGTGTACCTCTTATTTCTCGTCTTGGTCGCGTTTGCCCTTGGTGGCTTGAGCATGAGTCTCTGGTTCGATAATAATCAACCTAAAGCCCAGAGTAACACAGATGAGATTCAAAAATGGACTCGAGAGCTTAATGCTCAGGCTCAGGTGCTTGCGTCTAGGAATTTAGAGTTAGTGCTGGAGCGGGAAACTAGCGATAAGATGCAGCAGATGTTTGCCGAGCAGCACCATAAACAGCGTGAGTTGGAGCGAGAGCTAAACTTCTATCGTAGCATTATGGCGCCAGAGAGCAGTGCCGACGGTGTGACGATTGAGGCCATTGAGTTAACTCCAAGTATATTGCCAAGGCAGTACCGCATTCAGCTTATTCTTACTCAGCTGCAGAAACGTAAGCAGTCGTTAAAGGGCAAGTCATCGATCATCTTGGTTGGCCAGCAGGCGGGTAAAGTTGTTGAGTTAGATGTCGCTGAACTGCTGGGCGATAAAAAAGTGTTTGATTTTAAGTTTCGCTATTTTCAGATCTTAGAGGCTGAAGTCACCTTGCCTGAAGGGTTTGAACTCTCTCGGGTAAAAGCCAAGGTTAGCGTCCCTTCGAGCCGTTGGACTAAGGGCTCAGAGGCAGAAGTTGAATACAGTGCGCAGCAACTTCTGCCGCAATTGGCGACAGCCGACAAGAGTGCTGACGATGCAGACATTAAAGAAGCGTTGAAAAATACACTAGAATCTAAAGAGCCGGAGGAGGATAATACACCAAAGCCTGAGGGGGCAATCCAGACCTCCGCTGCTGCTGAGGCATTATCTGCGAGTGAGAAAACAGATAATGGTGAGTCTGTCAGCGAATGA
- the erpA gene encoding iron-sulfur cluster insertion protein ErpA translates to MSEEIAEQATEQDELPIQFTDAAASKVKTLLEEEENDALKLRVYVTGGGCSGFQYGFTFDEKVNEGDFTVEKQGVQLVVDPMSLQYLVGGEVDYTSGLEGSRFFVKNPNATTTCGCGASFSV, encoded by the coding sequence ATGTCTGAAGAGATAGCTGAACAAGCGACAGAACAAGATGAGTTGCCAATCCAGTTTACGGATGCAGCAGCATCAAAGGTGAAAACCCTGCTCGAAGAAGAGGAAAATGATGCGCTGAAACTGCGAGTATATGTTACCGGTGGTGGCTGTTCTGGTTTTCAGTATGGTTTCACTTTTGACGAGAAAGTAAATGAAGGTGACTTTACTGTTGAAAAGCAGGGCGTACAGCTTGTTGTCGATCCTATGAGCCTACAGTATTTAGTGGGTGGCGAGGTTGATTATACTTCAGGCCTAGAAGGTTCTCGTTTCTTCGTGAAAAATCCTAACGCAACGACGACCTGTGGTTGTGGTGCGAGCTTCTCTGTGTAA
- a CDS encoding DUF2750 domain-containing protein — translation MSKSAKDASQMTPEARYDYFVEQAKEHKTLWTLQDNDGCVMLTTDDEDCIPMWPSEEAANSWAVDDWKDCTALSIPLDEWLERWVPGMQDDDLFVAVYPVQDDLGVVIEPYDVEQRLAPKKQQKH, via the coding sequence ATGAGTAAAAGCGCAAAAGATGCAAGTCAAATGACACCCGAAGCCCGTTATGACTACTTTGTCGAGCAGGCAAAGGAGCATAAAACACTTTGGACGCTACAGGACAATGATGGTTGCGTCATGCTAACCACAGATGATGAAGATTGCATCCCTATGTGGCCAAGTGAAGAAGCTGCAAACTCATGGGCTGTTGATGACTGGAAGGATTGTACTGCACTCTCAATCCCGCTGGACGAATGGTTAGAGCGTTGGGTTCCAGGTATGCAAGATGATGATCTCTTTGTTGCTGTTTACCCAGTTCAAGATGATCTTGGTGTGGTTATCGAACCTTATGATGTTGAACAGCGTTTAGCACCTAAAAAGCAGCAGAAGCACTAA
- the aqpZ gene encoding aquaporin Z has product MNMTQKMAAEFIGTLWLVLGGCGSAVIAAAFPEVGIGLLGVAFAFGLTVLTMAYAVGHISGCHLNPAVSFGLWAGGRFPANELIPYIIAQVAGGIAGAGILYLIASGNADFSLADGFASNGYGAHSPGGYTMTSALVTEIVMTLFFLLIILGATDARAPQGFAPIAIGLGLTLIHLISIPVTNTSVNPARSTGPALFVGDLAISQLWLFWVAPIAGAIIAGFIYKFFNTKEN; this is encoded by the coding sequence ATGAATATGACTCAAAAAATGGCTGCTGAATTTATTGGTACCCTTTGGCTTGTTTTAGGTGGGTGTGGCAGTGCCGTTATCGCCGCCGCTTTCCCCGAAGTTGGAATAGGTCTGTTAGGCGTGGCATTTGCCTTCGGCCTAACGGTACTCACTATGGCCTACGCTGTTGGCCATATCTCTGGTTGTCACCTTAACCCAGCCGTCTCTTTTGGCCTATGGGCTGGCGGGCGCTTTCCCGCCAATGAACTTATCCCCTATATTATCGCTCAGGTAGCAGGTGGTATTGCTGGCGCTGGGATCCTATATCTAATCGCATCAGGTAATGCTGATTTCAGCCTAGCCGACGGATTTGCGTCAAATGGTTACGGTGCACATTCACCAGGCGGTTACACCATGACCTCAGCCTTAGTTACTGAGATAGTCATGACGCTATTCTTCCTGCTAATCATTTTAGGTGCTACCGATGCTCGCGCTCCACAAGGCTTTGCTCCTATCGCTATCGGTCTGGGACTCACCTTAATCCACCTTATCAGTATCCCGGTTACTAACACATCTGTGAACCCGGCTCGTAGTACAGGTCCAGCGCTCTTTGTCGGTGATTTGGCTATCTCTCAACTCTGGCTATTTTGGGTTGCTCCTATCGCAGGCGCCATTATTGCAGGCTTCATCTACAAGTTCTTCAACACTAAAGAGAACTAG